In a single window of the Streptacidiphilus sp. P02-A3a genome:
- a CDS encoding AraC family transcriptional regulator, with product MRSSVDGRAPVWDVVAPAGPGRLPGVRMAGFRDGGAASVCQRVIPHPSLMLAVEFGADSPIVTDAAGRRHRGSVAAGLGLGGAVWVRGENVECLQVRLSPLIAHTVLGVSPADLDGFVALDDLWGGAAERIRERLGEASSWQERFAVTEALLERGFRERTPVDPEVAWTWRRIVAGRGRVAVEALAAEVGWSRKRLWSRFRSQVGLPPKRAARLVRFDRAVHRLAAGDSAARVAADGGYADQSHLHRDVAAFAGVAPSAAAREPWLTVDDVAWPDGPR from the coding sequence ATGCGGTCGAGCGTGGATGGACGGGCGCCGGTGTGGGATGTCGTGGCCCCGGCGGGGCCCGGTCGGCTGCCGGGGGTCCGCATGGCCGGGTTCCGGGACGGCGGCGCGGCATCGGTCTGCCAGCGGGTGATCCCGCATCCGTCCCTGATGCTGGCGGTGGAGTTCGGCGCGGATTCGCCGATCGTGACCGATGCGGCCGGGCGGCGGCACCGGGGCAGTGTCGCCGCCGGGCTCGGGCTGGGCGGAGCGGTGTGGGTGCGCGGCGAGAACGTCGAGTGCCTGCAGGTTCGCCTGTCCCCGCTCATCGCGCACACGGTGCTGGGCGTGTCCCCGGCCGATCTGGACGGCTTCGTGGCCCTTGACGACCTCTGGGGCGGGGCGGCGGAACGGATCCGCGAGCGGCTGGGCGAGGCCTCGTCGTGGCAGGAGCGCTTCGCCGTGACCGAGGCGCTGCTCGAACGGGGCTTTCGGGAAAGGACGCCGGTCGATCCGGAGGTGGCGTGGACGTGGCGGCGGATCGTCGCCGGGCGGGGCCGGGTCGCCGTCGAGGCGCTGGCGGCCGAGGTGGGCTGGAGCCGCAAGCGCCTGTGGTCCCGGTTCCGTTCGCAGGTGGGGCTGCCGCCGAAGCGCGCCGCGCGGCTCGTGCGCTTCGACAGGGCGGTGCACCGCCTGGCCGCGGGCGACAGCGCGGCCCGGGTCGCGGCGGACGGCGGCTACGCGGACCAGTCCCACCTGCACCGTGACGTGGCGGCCTTCGCCGGGGTCGCTCCGTCGGCCGCGGCCCGCGAGCCGTGGCTGACGGTCGACGACGTCGCCTGGCCCGACGGCCCCCGCTGA